The following proteins come from a genomic window of Lineus longissimus chromosome 18, tnLinLong1.2, whole genome shotgun sequence:
- the LOC135502015 gene encoding RNA-binding protein 42-like isoform X3 translates to MASITESKMKEMEAEMDRFEEEISTVQEAQRIAGQARFILGAQTFQHVQQQLQHPPPGTEAGPAGSGMMLQAPPPPPPSSTASYEQQTNYALAPPPPPPPDNGSNLQQYHHPPPPPPSFLPPQLRHRHPRPPPPMMAPRPPMGMPPRGPPPMGPPGMGMRPPPLGPPPGMPPRMMPRPFPHHMPHYHQQREIKNDAVIIAKPKIVYTAPPVKKAKKRKAKKEKTDEPTVEKPAAAEDTVVEYEPSPMASMMEEDTGMSGMDMEELSGDMDDEAGTSKKGKGKKKKVVRTAAGTTWEDDSLLEWESDDFRIFCGDLGNEVTDEILTRAFSKYGSFLKAKVCREKRTNKTKGYGFVSFKDPTDFVRAMREMNVMSWHFMP, encoded by the exons AAGAAATGGAAGCGGAGATGGACCG CTTTGAGGAGGAGATCTCCACTGTGCAGGAGGCGCAGAGGATAGCTGGACAGGCTCGGTTCATCCTCGGTGCTCAGACCTTCCAGCATGTGCAGCAACAGCTACAACATCCACCACCGGGGACTgaagcaggcccagcaggtagTGGAATGATGCTACAAGCCCCGCCTCCTCCTCCACCGAGTAGCACTGCCAGTTATGAACAGCAGACTAATTATGCCT TggctccaccaccaccacctccaccaGATAATGGCTCCAATCTCCAGCAATATCATCACCCTCCACCCCCTCCACCATCATTCCTCCCCCCACAGCTGAGGCACAGACATCCCCGTCCGCCTCCACCCATGATGGCACCGAGACCGCCGATGGGGATGCCACCGAGGGGCCCCCCGCCAATGGGCCCACCAGGAATGGGCATGAGACCACCACCATTAGGACCTCCACCTGGCATGCCACCGAGGATGATGCCACGGCCGTTCCCACACCAC ATGCCACATTACCATCAACAACGAGAAATAAAAAATGACGCCGTCATCATTGCCAAACCAAAGATTGTATACACAGCGCCCCCTGTGAAGAAGGCAAAGAAACGCAAGGCAAAGAAAGAAAAGACTGATGAGCCAACCGTGGAGAAACCTGCGGCAGCAGAGGATACTGTTGTGGAGTATGAGCCGAGTCCGATGGCTAGTATGATGGAGGAGGATACAGGCATGTCGGGGATGGACATGGAGGAGCTGAGTGGTGACATGGACGATGAGGCCGGCACATCCAAGAAGGGCAAGGGCAAGAAGAAAAAGGTGGTGAGGACTGCCGCTGGTACAACCTGGGAGGATGACAGCTTGTTAGAATGGGAATCAG ATGATTTCCGAATCTTCTGCGGTGATCTCGGTAATGAAGTCACCGATGAAATCCTAACACGAGCGTTCAGTAAGTACGGCTCGTTTCTAAAAGCCAAAGTCTGCCGCGAGAAACGAACCAATAAAACCAAAGGATACGGTTTTGTCAGTTTCAAGGATCCCACTGATTTTGTGCGTGCCATGAGAGAGATGAACG TCATGAGTTGGCACTTTATGCCTTAG